A single region of the Lotus japonicus ecotype B-129 chromosome 4, LjGifu_v1.2 genome encodes:
- the LOC130715376 gene encoding SUMO-activating enzyme subunit 1A-like produces the protein MDGNGEELTAQETALYDRQIRVWGADAQRRLSKSHVLVYGIKGTIAEFCKNIVLAGVGSLTLIDDRVASEESFSSNFLIPLDENVYSGKTLAELCCDSLRDFNPMVRVSVGKGDLSSFDEEFFSEFDVVVVSCSSLSAKKLANEKCRKLSKRVAFYTVDCRDSCGEIFVDLQDYSYSKKKQEETIECHLKYPSFEEALLVPWRELHRRTSKLYFATRVIEKFEEAEGRSSGEVSTADLSGVLKLKKELCTAQSLNESHVPDTLLERLVANTNEFPPVCAIIGGILGQEVIKAISGKGDTLKNFFFFDAFDGKGIVEDISNLNPLK, from the exons ATGGACGGCAACGGCGAGGAGTTGACGGCGCAGGAGACCGCTCTCTATGACCGTCAGATTAGGGTTTGGGGAGCAGACGCTCAAAGAAG ATTAAGCAAATCTCATGTTTTGGTCTATGGAATCAAAGGAACTATAGCTGAG ttttgcAAAAATATTGTGCTGGCTGGAGTGGGTAGTCTCACCTTAATAGATGATAGGGTTGCTAGTGAAGAATCATTCTCCTCAAACTTTCTCATTCCTTTGGATGAGAATGTGTATAGTGGAAAGACCCTTGCTGAGCTTTGTTGTGATTCACTTAGAGACTTCAATCCTATGGTTCGTGTTTCCGTGGGAAAAG gTGATTTGTCAAGTTTCGATGAAGAATTCTTCAGCGAGTTTGATGTTGTTGTCGTCAGTTGTTCCTCACTATCTGCCAAA AAATTGGCTAATGAGAAATGCCGGAAGCTATCAAAGCGTGTAGCCTTCTATACTGTAGACTGTAGGGATTCTTGTGGTGAAATTTTTGTTGATCTGCAGGACTATAGTTATTCCAAG AAAAAACAAGAGGAAACTATTGAATGCCACCTAAAATATCCATCTTTTGAG GAAGCATTATTGGTACCTTGGAGGGAACTTCACAGGAGAACGTCTAAGTTGTACTTTGCAACGAGAG TAATAGAAAAGTTTGAAGAGGCTGAGGGGCGTAGTTCTGGAGAAGTTTCAACTGCAGATCTTTCTGGTGTTCTCAAACTGAAAAAGGAGCTTTGTACTGCACAA TCTCTCAATGAATCTCATGTGCCTGATACTCTTCTCGAGAGATTGGTGGCGAATACAAATGAATTTCCTCCAGTTTGTGCTATTATTGGGGGAATCCTTGGACAG GAGGTTATCAAAGCTATTTCTGGGAAAGGAGACACCCTAaaaaactttttcttttttgatgcCTTTGATGGGAAAGGCATTGTAGAAGACATTTCTAATTTAAATCCTCTGAAGTAA